Proteins encoded in a region of the Haloglomus salinum genome:
- a CDS encoding winged helix-turn-helix domain-containing protein, which translates to MPITRDEFETAESTDRERSTAEAVVEFLVENEEMAFTRGEIAEAIDRDPNTVSTNLTRLKSRGFVEHRGQHWAITTDSDRLAELLETMESIPGEPFEDDEPFIKDDTDAEEWADAAADYDGEPSTNELAGQHSEGRDGGKSDTFSRVFDTHSSDSRFRMLPDSPKPAIVEIDTERGESEQNGH; encoded by the coding sequence ATGCCGATTACTCGCGATGAGTTCGAGACGGCGGAGAGCACTGATAGAGAACGCTCTACTGCCGAAGCGGTCGTAGAGTTCCTCGTTGAGAACGAGGAGATGGCCTTCACACGTGGCGAGATCGCTGAGGCGATTGACAGGGACCCCAACACAGTCAGTACGAATCTCACACGGCTGAAGAGTCGGGGATTCGTCGAGCATCGCGGTCAGCACTGGGCCATCACGACAGACTCGGACCGGCTCGCCGAGCTTCTGGAGACGATGGAATCGATACCGGGAGAACCGTTCGAGGACGATGAGCCGTTCATCAAGGACGATACTGATGCGGAAGAGTGGGCGGACGCAGCAGCAGACTACGATGGAGAGCCATCGACCAATGAACTGGCAGGCCAGCATTCCGAGGGACGCGACGGCGGGAAGAGCGACACGTTCTCCCGGGTCTTCGATACCCATTCGTCGGACTCGCGGTTCAGAATGCTCCCGGATTCACCGAAACCGGCAATCGTTGAGATCGACACGGAGAGAGGGGAATCGGAACAGAATGGCCACTGA
- the hisS gene encoding histidine--tRNA ligase: MYERLKGFRDFFPAEMAARRAVVDTVEDVARRYGFREIDTPRLESAEMWADKSGDDIVDELYAFEDRGGRHVTLTPELTPTVARMVVDKGQELSKPIKWVSTRPFWRYEAVQQGRFREFHQTNVDIFGTDEPTADAEVLAFAADSLTELGLTGEDFEFRVSHRDILGNLLESFEPDVDTRAAIRAVDKRAKVDYDEYLDLLAAAGMERADAESFDDLVAGDDLEAVAEAGNEDVNAAVDNLRAVLDAAEDFGVREFCDVSLATARGLDYYTGVVFECFDSTGEVSRSVFGGGRYDDLIESFGGQPTPAVGVAPGHATLHLLCQRAGVYPDEAVTTDYYVLSVGETRPEALRVARDLRERGHVVETDLNDRGFGSQLSYADSINAETVVVVGERDLEDGNVTVKDMASGDETTAPFESFPGDAERPTYDDFA, translated from the coding sequence ATGTACGAGCGTCTGAAGGGCTTTCGCGACTTCTTCCCCGCGGAGATGGCCGCCCGGCGCGCCGTCGTCGACACCGTCGAGGACGTCGCGCGTCGCTACGGCTTCCGTGAGATCGACACGCCCCGCCTCGAATCCGCCGAGATGTGGGCCGACAAATCCGGCGACGACATCGTCGACGAGCTGTACGCCTTCGAGGACAGGGGTGGGCGCCACGTCACGCTCACGCCCGAGCTCACGCCGACGGTCGCGCGCATGGTCGTCGACAAGGGGCAGGAGCTGAGCAAGCCCATCAAGTGGGTCTCGACCCGCCCGTTCTGGCGGTACGAGGCGGTCCAGCAGGGCCGCTTCCGCGAGTTCCACCAGACCAACGTCGACATCTTCGGGACCGACGAGCCGACGGCCGACGCCGAGGTACTGGCGTTCGCCGCGGACTCGCTGACCGAACTCGGCCTCACGGGCGAGGACTTCGAGTTCCGCGTCTCGCACCGCGACATCCTCGGGAACCTGCTGGAGTCGTTCGAGCCCGATGTCGACACGCGCGCGGCCATCCGCGCGGTCGACAAGCGTGCGAAGGTCGACTACGACGAGTACCTCGACCTGCTCGCGGCGGCGGGGATGGAGCGGGCCGACGCCGAATCGTTCGACGACCTCGTCGCCGGCGACGACCTCGAGGCCGTGGCCGAGGCCGGCAACGAGGACGTGAACGCCGCCGTCGACAACCTGCGTGCTGTCCTCGACGCCGCCGAGGACTTCGGCGTCCGCGAGTTCTGCGACGTGTCGCTCGCGACCGCCCGCGGCCTCGACTACTACACCGGCGTCGTCTTCGAGTGCTTCGACTCGACGGGCGAGGTCTCGCGCTCCGTCTTCGGCGGCGGCCGCTACGACGACCTCATCGAGTCGTTCGGCGGCCAGCCCACGCCCGCTGTCGGCGTCGCGCCCGGACACGCCACGCTCCACCTCCTCTGCCAGCGCGCCGGCGTCTACCCCGACGAGGCCGTCACCACGGACTACTACGTGCTGTCGGTGGGCGAGACGCGGCCCGAGGCCCTGCGCGTGGCCCGTGACCTCCGCGAGCGCGGCCACGTCGTCGAGACGGACCTCAACGACCGCGGCTTCGGCTCGCAGCTCTCCTATGCCGACTCCATCAACGCCGAGACGGTCGTCGTCGTCGGCGAGCGCGACCTGGAGGACGGCAACGTGACGGTCAAGGACATGGCCAGCGGCGACGAGACGACGGCGCCGTTCGAGAGCTTCCCCGGCGACGCGGAGCGGCCGACGTACGACGATTTCGCGTAA
- a CDS encoding type II toxin-antitoxin system PemK/MazF family toxin, with amino-acid sequence MSSWDTRTYQRGDVVWSIDPFRLAGEARSIIDAGDSTEVDEGEIKTRPCLILSDNSHPFHGTQYLVVALTTTDRLISHPLEERYWARGGTPKQSYVSPWSVYSPLHSHFVPPPAQDAITDPYIGALHGWFVDRVAEETRHYLTP; translated from the coding sequence ATGAGTTCGTGGGACACCCGAACATACCAGCGTGGAGATGTTGTCTGGAGTATCGACCCCTTCCGGTTGGCGGGAGAGGCGAGGTCGATCATCGACGCCGGTGATTCCACAGAGGTCGATGAGGGGGAGATAAAGACGCGTCCGTGCCTGATTCTCTCCGACAACAGTCATCCCTTCCACGGAACCCAGTATCTGGTCGTTGCGCTGACGACGACGGACCGACTGATCTCCCACCCACTCGAGGAGCGGTACTGGGCACGAGGGGGGACGCCTAAGCAGTCGTACGTCTCACCCTGGAGTGTGTATTCTCCACTCCATAGCCACTTCGTTCCTCCACCGGCTCAAGATGCCATCACCGACCCCTACATCGGCGCACTCCACGGTTGGTTCGTAGACAGGGTGGCCGAGGAAACCAGGCACTATCTCACGCCGTAG
- a CDS encoding lamin tail domain-containing protein, whose protein sequence is MERSRLVTVLLAILLLTAGCAASPSTGPAGPSDDGAGNGGSAGPADLHGADTTGSVTVTVTRVVDGDTLKVEYDNGTADTVRLLGVDTPEVHTDNSPDEFEGIPETEAGRSCLGRWGEQASSDVKETLTGEEVTLYFDANEGRRGYYDRLLSYVVHDGSNVNYGLVSGGYARVYDSQFTAREAFYDAESTAQNEGTGLWECATESPPTGTATATADGGSTDGRLAVTTIHADAEGNDNENLDDEYVTLENTGDSDLSLSGWTVSDEAGKTYTFGDVTLAPGETVTLHTGSGSDTASDVYWGRDGAVWNNGGDTVTVRDDSGSVVAERSY, encoded by the coding sequence ATGGAACGGTCCCGGCTCGTGACGGTCCTGCTCGCGATACTGCTGCTGACGGCCGGCTGTGCCGCCTCGCCGTCGACGGGCCCCGCGGGCCCGTCGGACGATGGCGCGGGCAACGGGGGAAGCGCCGGGCCGGCCGACCTCCACGGTGCCGACACGACTGGCAGCGTCACGGTCACCGTCACGCGGGTTGTCGACGGTGACACCCTGAAGGTGGAGTACGACAACGGGACCGCCGATACCGTCCGGCTGCTCGGGGTCGACACGCCCGAGGTCCACACCGACAACTCGCCCGACGAGTTCGAGGGAATTCCCGAGACCGAGGCCGGGCGCTCCTGTCTCGGGCGCTGGGGCGAGCAGGCCAGCAGCGACGTGAAGGAGACGCTGACCGGCGAGGAGGTCACGCTCTACTTCGACGCGAACGAGGGTCGCCGTGGCTACTACGACCGCCTCCTCTCGTACGTCGTCCACGACGGCTCGAACGTCAACTACGGCCTCGTCTCGGGCGGCTACGCCCGGGTGTACGACTCGCAGTTCACCGCGCGTGAGGCGTTCTACGACGCCGAATCGACCGCACAGAACGAGGGCACGGGCCTCTGGGAGTGCGCTACCGAGTCGCCGCCGACCGGCACGGCGACGGCGACCGCCGATGGCGGCTCCACCGACGGCCGCCTCGCCGTCACCACCATCCACGCCGACGCCGAGGGCAACGACAACGAGAACCTCGACGACGAGTACGTGACTCTGGAGAACACGGGTGACTCGGACCTCTCGCTGTCGGGCTGGACCGTCAGCGACGAGGCCGGGAAGACGTACACCTTCGGCGACGTGACGCTGGCGCCCGGCGAGACGGTGACGCTCCACACCGGGAGCGGCTCCGACACCGCGAGCGACGTCTACTGGGGCCGTGATGGGGCCGTCTGGAACAACGGCGGCGACACCGTGACCGTCCGGGACGACTCGGGGTCGGTCGTCGCCGAGCGGTCGTACTGA
- a CDS encoding glycosyltransferase, producing the protein MSSESTGATAGVDIPERPSVDIADLNIAVAHWRVRGIGGAVRVAGAIAETLGADCIYTVDPPTETAGPSDIPFHDVLEDLSLTPLRRAQAGIDRVFEYGIWEDVDWREYGDIDVLVTSGATPRAVVTPDDTLHINYCHSPPRWFYDLYHERKGSALGLLGRPLLRYLRTRDAAVDRRVDHYLANSPVIARRLWKYYDRESEVLYPPVPLERYRTDGGAPVARERGGHPGDTDPSAGTDSSYYLHLGRLDDEKGVEAVVEAFAGTDRRLLLAGPEGDVAARVRERVSSLPNVDYRGFVSEDEKRALLSNCRAVVFNGHREDFGIVPVEANASDKACLVNETGFPGMHVDEGENGYTHDGTPAGIRTALARFERDGLADGDARAAVEEFSRETFETRLRELVTGHYADFQARF; encoded by the coding sequence GGTCGACATCGCGGACCTGAACATCGCGGTCGCACACTGGCGCGTCCGGGGAATCGGCGGCGCCGTCCGCGTCGCCGGGGCGATCGCCGAGACGCTCGGTGCGGACTGTATCTACACGGTCGACCCCCCGACCGAGACCGCCGGCCCGTCGGATATCCCGTTCCACGACGTGCTGGAGGACCTCTCGCTGACACCCCTCCGGCGCGCCCAGGCAGGAATCGACCGCGTCTTCGAGTACGGCATCTGGGAGGACGTCGACTGGCGCGAGTACGGTGACATCGATGTCCTCGTGACCTCCGGGGCGACCCCCCGGGCCGTCGTGACGCCCGACGACACCCTCCACATCAACTACTGTCACTCCCCGCCCCGCTGGTTCTACGACCTCTACCACGAGCGCAAGGGGTCGGCTCTGGGGCTGCTCGGCCGACCACTCCTGCGCTATCTCCGGACGCGTGATGCGGCGGTCGACCGCCGCGTCGACCACTATCTCGCCAACAGCCCGGTCATCGCGCGCCGACTCTGGAAGTACTACGACCGCGAATCTGAGGTGCTCTACCCACCGGTTCCGCTGGAACGGTACCGGACAGACGGCGGGGCACCGGTGGCGCGGGAGCGTGGTGGTCACCCCGGCGACACCGACCCCTCGGCCGGGACGGACAGCAGCTACTACCTCCATCTCGGCCGGCTGGACGACGAGAAGGGTGTCGAGGCCGTCGTGGAGGCGTTCGCCGGCACCGACCGCCGACTCCTGCTCGCGGGGCCAGAGGGTGACGTGGCCGCGCGCGTCCGCGAGCGGGTCAGTTCGCTCCCGAACGTCGACTACCGGGGCTTCGTCAGCGAGGACGAGAAGCGCGCGCTCCTCTCGAACTGTCGCGCGGTCGTGTTCAACGGCCACCGGGAGGACTTCGGCATCGTTCCCGTCGAGGCGAACGCCTCGGACAAGGCGTGTCTCGTCAACGAGACGGGCTTCCCCGGGATGCACGTCGACGAGGGCGAGAACGGCTACACCCACGACGGCACGCCCGCGGGCATCCGGACCGCACTCGCACGCTTCGAGCGTGACGGACTCGCCGACGGCGACGCCCGCGCGGCGGTCGAAGAGTTCTCCCGCGAGACCTTCGAGACACGCCTCCGCGAACTGGTCACCGGGCATTACGCCGACTTCCAGGCGCGTTTCTGA
- a CDS encoding glycosyltransferase family 4 protein, translating into MHVGVLQAYFARPEPGGGERHTEHLTRALGARGHDVTVFTDEPRERRDGIDDIDVRMYPSPRGVKANPVTELGLARAARADAEACDALLLTDESAALGVEFDVPTAMVFHLVWHGWLARAGARGVLGKPQALAYAALERRIARRTDRVVAISGNVREDIARVGRLGGPDPAADGRLVDIPNGVDTERFHPGAGDAESDGEGPVRVHFQGRLVEQKRPERLVDAVAQSDGDWRLTVGGDGPLREELERRVRRTGVGDRVAFLGYVPDANLPARYARSDVFVLPSAYEGMPLTVLEALASGTPVVASPRAATDVVDDAVGRVVDPKPERLAATLDALAADRGTLGTMGERARERALDYDWSRVAGEYESLFGELSSR; encoded by the coding sequence ATGCACGTCGGCGTGCTCCAGGCGTACTTCGCCCGCCCGGAGCCCGGCGGCGGCGAGCGCCACACGGAACACCTCACTCGCGCGCTCGGTGCGCGCGGTCACGACGTGACCGTCTTCACCGACGAGCCGCGCGAGCGCCGCGACGGCATCGACGACATCGACGTGCGGATGTACCCATCGCCGCGCGGCGTGAAGGCCAACCCCGTCACGGAACTGGGGCTGGCCCGCGCCGCCCGCGCCGACGCCGAGGCCTGCGACGCCCTCCTCCTGACCGACGAGAGCGCCGCCCTCGGAGTCGAGTTCGACGTGCCGACGGCGATGGTCTTCCACCTCGTCTGGCACGGCTGGCTCGCCCGCGCTGGCGCGCGGGGTGTCCTCGGCAAGCCCCAGGCGCTGGCCTACGCGGCGCTGGAGCGCCGCATCGCCCGCCGCACGGACCGCGTGGTCGCCATCTCCGGCAACGTCCGCGAGGACATCGCACGTGTCGGCCGGCTCGGGGGACCGGACCCGGCTGCGGACGGCCGGCTCGTCGACATCCCGAACGGCGTCGACACCGAGCGGTTCCACCCCGGCGCGGGTGACGCCGAATCCGACGGCGAGGGGCCCGTCCGCGTCCACTTCCAGGGTCGGCTCGTCGAGCAGAAGCGACCGGAACGGCTGGTGGACGCCGTCGCGCAGTCGGACGGCGACTGGCGGCTCACGGTCGGCGGCGACGGCCCGCTGCGCGAGGAACTGGAGCGGCGCGTCCGGCGCACCGGCGTCGGCGACCGCGTGGCGTTCCTCGGCTACGTCCCCGATGCCAACCTCCCCGCGCGGTACGCCCGGAGCGACGTGTTCGTCCTGCCCTCCGCGTACGAGGGGATGCCACTGACGGTGCTGGAGGCGCTCGCGTCGGGGACACCCGTGGTGGCCTCGCCGCGCGCGGCGACGGACGTGGTCGACGACGCCGTGGGACGGGTGGTCGACCCGAAACCCGAGCGGCTGGCGGCAACCCTGGACGCGCTCGCGGCCGACCGCGGGACACTGGGTACGATGGGTGAGCGCGCTCGCGAGCGGGCGCTGGACTACGACTGGTCACGGGTCGCGGGCGAGTACGAGTCGCTATTCGGGGAATTATCCAGCAGATAA